A region from the Achromobacter seleniivolatilans genome encodes:
- a CDS encoding glutathione S-transferase family protein — translation MKLYYMPGACSLASHIVLEWVGKPYEAHKLSREELKGPEFLKVNPLGAVPALTDGGWTVTQNAAILEYLAEQAPESKLLGDGTARSRADVRRWVGFINSDIHKTFSMIFGASRFLTDEKAQKELAGSASTLLTKLFAQLDAQLAGKSYLTGNAPSIADAYLYVVLRWAHAKEVDLSGLDNLAAFFKRMEADKAVQAALKAEGL, via the coding sequence ATGAAACTGTACTACATGCCCGGCGCGTGCTCGCTCGCTTCCCACATTGTTCTGGAGTGGGTGGGAAAGCCCTACGAGGCGCACAAACTCAGCCGCGAAGAACTCAAGGGCCCCGAGTTCCTGAAGGTCAATCCGCTGGGTGCCGTGCCCGCTCTGACCGATGGCGGCTGGACCGTCACGCAGAACGCCGCCATTCTGGAATACCTGGCTGAACAGGCTCCGGAAAGCAAGTTGCTGGGCGATGGCACTGCGCGTTCGCGCGCTGACGTGCGCCGCTGGGTCGGCTTTATCAATTCCGACATCCACAAGACCTTCTCCATGATCTTTGGCGCGTCTCGCTTCTTGACCGACGAGAAGGCTCAGAAGGAATTGGCAGGCTCTGCGTCGACGCTGCTGACCAAGCTGTTCGCGCAACTCGATGCGCAACTGGCCGGCAAGTCCTACCTGACGGGCAACGCGCCGTCGATCGCAGACGCGTACCTGTACGTCGTGCTGCGCTGGGCGCACGCGAAGGAAGTGGATCTGTCCGGGCTAGACAACCTGGCCGCCTTCTTCAAGCGCATGGAAGCCGACAAGGCCGTGCAGGCCGCTTTGAAAGCCGAAGGTCTGTAA
- a CDS encoding IclR family transcriptional regulator has protein sequence MEVKLVARTLELIELFAQARRPMPLTELAQGLGAPMSSCLALVRTLVARGYLYEVRRRGGYYPTAKLHALSVQINSGDPWLEQVRPELAALRDTSNETVMLGKIQDGAVVFVDVAESTQPVHYAARAGERRPLHTSAVAKAILARLPPAERDTALAAATYTRYTERTLISRDALLADVDRVQARGWASNVGESVADLTGLAVALDLGGEWYALCMAGPTPRVWGQHEKNVEFLVAAAELIRRARAG, from the coding sequence ATGGAAGTGAAATTAGTGGCTCGCACGCTGGAGCTGATCGAACTGTTTGCACAGGCGCGCCGCCCGATGCCGCTGACTGAGCTGGCGCAAGGACTGGGCGCGCCCATGTCTAGCTGCCTGGCGCTGGTGCGCACGCTGGTGGCGCGGGGTTATTTGTATGAAGTGCGCCGCCGGGGCGGTTATTACCCGACGGCGAAGCTGCACGCTTTGAGCGTGCAAATCAATAGCGGTGATCCCTGGCTGGAACAAGTGCGTCCGGAACTGGCCGCGCTGCGCGACACCTCGAACGAGACCGTGATGCTGGGCAAGATCCAGGACGGGGCAGTGGTGTTTGTAGATGTGGCGGAGTCGACCCAACCCGTGCACTACGCAGCGCGCGCTGGTGAGCGCCGGCCCTTGCATACGAGTGCGGTGGCCAAGGCCATTTTGGCGCGCCTGCCGCCAGCCGAGCGCGACACTGCGTTGGCGGCCGCAACTTACACGCGCTATACGGAACGCACATTGATCAGCCGCGACGCGCTGCTGGCCGATGTGGATCGAGTTCAGGCGCGGGGGTGGGCGTCGAATGTCGGGGAAAGCGTGGCTGACCTGACGGGGCTGGCTGTAGCGCTGGATCTGGGGGGCGAGTGGTACGCCCTATGTATGGCTGGCCCCACACCGCGCGTTTGGGGCCAGCACGAAAAAAACGTGGAGTTTTTGGTCGCGGCGGCAGAGCTGATCCGCCGCGCCCGTGCGGGTTAG
- a CDS encoding DMT family transporter, which produces MSSSTVLPAAREHSAAAGIACVVGGIFFLTLSDANAKWLGASYNPLQILFLRAVIALPFVMTLAVWLGGRRVLYTTHLGLHLTRGAINVVSACCFYLGLRALPLAEATAIAFAAPLFVTALSVMILKERVDGRRWLAVLAGFAGVLIVVRPGTDAFQAATLLPLTTALLYAVMMITARGISRGEGMLTTTFYIVLGQLVCSSVGLPWVWQTPAMADMPYFAGVALFSTLGLALITQGFRIGPASVVAPFDYTGLIWATILGWIFWREAPDAYSYLGALFIAGSGVYIAVREARNKSRAKRRPKR; this is translated from the coding sequence ATGTCTTCCTCGACTGTATTACCCGCCGCCCGCGAGCACTCCGCCGCTGCAGGCATAGCCTGCGTGGTGGGCGGCATTTTCTTCCTGACGCTTAGTGACGCCAATGCCAAGTGGCTCGGCGCAAGCTATAACCCGCTGCAAATCCTGTTTCTGCGCGCCGTCATCGCGCTCCCATTTGTGATGACGCTGGCCGTGTGGCTGGGCGGCCGGCGCGTGCTCTACACCACCCACCTGGGTCTGCACCTGACACGCGGCGCCATTAACGTCGTGTCCGCCTGTTGCTTCTACCTGGGCCTGCGGGCGCTACCGCTCGCGGAAGCCACTGCCATCGCGTTTGCGGCGCCGCTGTTCGTTACCGCTTTGTCGGTGATGATTCTGAAAGAACGCGTGGACGGCCGCCGTTGGCTCGCGGTGTTGGCGGGGTTTGCTGGCGTGTTGATCGTTGTGCGCCCAGGCACTGATGCCTTTCAGGCGGCCACGTTGCTGCCCCTGACCACCGCCCTGCTCTACGCCGTCATGATGATTACCGCGCGCGGCATCAGCCGTGGCGAAGGCATGCTGACCACGACGTTCTACATCGTGCTGGGGCAATTGGTATGCAGCTCGGTGGGGCTGCCGTGGGTCTGGCAGACGCCTGCCATGGCAGACATGCCGTACTTTGCTGGAGTCGCGCTGTTCAGCACGCTGGGCCTGGCCCTCATCACGCAGGGTTTCCGCATCGGCCCCGCCTCGGTCGTGGCGCCGTTTGACTACACCGGTCTGATCTGGGCCACGATTCTGGGCTGGATTTTCTGGCGCGAGGCTCCCGACGCCTATTCCTATCTGGGCGCGCTATTCATTGCCGGCAGCGGCGTCTACATCGCCGTGCGCGAGGCGCGCAATAAAAGCCGCGCCAAACGCCGCCCCAAGCGCTAG
- a CDS encoding alcohol dehydrogenase: MKCYCVVNFREPLQEMNPPTPEPQGSQVLLKVRAAGVCHSDIHLWEGGYDLGQGRTLSLKDRGVSLPLTMGHETVGAVVSAGPDAKGLSADRNYLVYPWIGCGKCVPCTAGMENHCAAPACLGVHRAGGYADHIVVPHPRYLIDIGDLDPAQIAPYACSGLTTYSALKKIGAEVYREHPVVIFGAGGLGLMSLTLIKALGGAGAIVVDIDPAKRQAALDAGALAAIDGAAPDAAQQIIKAAGGKPVQAAIDLVGAPATTSLAFDFLTKGGKLIIVGLFGGASSWPIALIPMKAMSIIGSYVGNLTELQELMELVRAGKVPPMPVHRHALDEADSVLAALRAGKVVGRAVLTVD; encoded by the coding sequence ATGAAGTGCTATTGCGTCGTCAACTTCCGCGAACCCTTGCAGGAGATGAACCCGCCCACGCCCGAGCCGCAAGGGTCGCAGGTGCTGCTGAAAGTTCGCGCGGCGGGCGTATGCCACAGCGATATCCACTTATGGGAAGGCGGTTATGACCTGGGCCAGGGCCGCACCTTGTCGTTAAAGGATCGCGGCGTTTCACTGCCGCTTACGATGGGTCACGAAACCGTGGGCGCCGTGGTGTCCGCCGGACCGGATGCGAAAGGGCTTTCCGCCGACCGCAACTACCTTGTCTATCCATGGATTGGCTGCGGTAAATGCGTGCCCTGCACCGCAGGCATGGAAAACCACTGCGCCGCGCCAGCTTGCCTGGGCGTGCATCGCGCGGGCGGCTACGCCGACCACATCGTGGTGCCGCATCCGCGCTACCTGATCGACATCGGTGACCTGGACCCGGCGCAGATCGCGCCCTATGCCTGCTCCGGGCTTACTACCTATTCCGCGCTGAAGAAGATTGGCGCCGAGGTCTACCGCGAACATCCCGTCGTCATCTTCGGCGCGGGCGGTCTGGGCCTGATGAGCCTGACCTTGATCAAGGCGCTGGGCGGCGCGGGCGCCATCGTCGTTGACATCGACCCCGCCAAACGTCAGGCAGCGCTGGATGCTGGCGCATTGGCCGCAATCGACGGCGCGGCGCCCGATGCCGCGCAACAGATCATCAAGGCGGCAGGCGGCAAGCCCGTGCAGGCCGCGATCGATCTGGTGGGCGCGCCCGCCACCACGTCACTGGCCTTCGACTTCCTGACTAAGGGCGGCAAGCTCATCATCGTGGGCTTGTTCGGCGGCGCGTCGTCGTGGCCGATCGCGTTGATACCCATGAAGGCAATGTCCATCATCGGCAGCTACGTCGGCAACCTGACCGAGCTGCAAGAATTGATGGAACTGGTGCGGGCGGGCAAAGTGCCGCCGATGCCCGTGCATCGCCACGCACTGGACGAAGCCGACAGCGTGTTGGCTGCGCTGCGGGCCGGAAAGGTCGTGGGCCGCGCCGTCCTGACGGTGGACTAA
- a CDS encoding LysR family transcriptional regulator, with product MEADAYADEVGPSAGRPLNLRQIEVFRAIMMAGSISGAGRMLHVSQPAVSRVLALTESRLGYRLFERVKSRLSPTAEARRLYAEVEQVYGGIERVNDLAASLGQSGAGMLKIVASASFGQRLIPMALDRFRGRNADARVDYRSVTFDELAAYFLSGKADIGISMQPPDHPNLTSVRLARVPVICVMPKNHPLASHQVVHPEDFASAAWIGYPQDTPLGHALKPFFGAGPRCAAAVEVHSPVTACSFVQQGLGPALVDAWCVTPDQAAHMVLRPILPEASVEIWATHSNLSAPPLLARRFLAAVKKTLEAAALPTQADVA from the coding sequence ATGGAAGCGGACGCCTATGCCGACGAGGTAGGCCCGAGCGCCGGGCGGCCACTGAATCTGCGCCAGATTGAGGTGTTCCGCGCCATCATGATGGCCGGATCGATCAGTGGCGCGGGACGCATGTTGCACGTGTCGCAACCCGCGGTCAGCCGGGTGCTGGCGCTGACGGAAAGCCGTTTGGGCTACCGCCTGTTCGAGCGGGTCAAGAGCCGCCTGTCGCCCACCGCCGAGGCACGTCGCCTGTATGCCGAGGTGGAACAGGTCTATGGCGGGATCGAGCGGGTGAACGATCTGGCGGCGAGCCTGGGGCAGTCGGGCGCGGGTATGTTGAAGATCGTGGCCAGCGCCAGCTTTGGGCAGCGCCTGATTCCGATGGCGCTGGACCGGTTTCGCGGCCGCAATGCCGATGCGCGGGTGGATTACCGCAGCGTTACCTTTGACGAGCTTGCGGCATATTTTCTTTCGGGCAAGGCCGACATCGGCATTTCCATGCAGCCGCCAGACCATCCCAACCTGACGTCGGTGCGATTGGCTCGGGTGCCGGTGATTTGCGTGATGCCCAAAAACCATCCGCTGGCCAGCCATCAAGTGGTGCACCCGGAGGATTTTGCGTCGGCGGCATGGATCGGCTATCCGCAGGACACGCCGCTGGGCCATGCGTTGAAACCGTTCTTTGGCGCAGGGCCGCGCTGCGCGGCAGCCGTCGAGGTGCATTCGCCCGTGACGGCCTGTTCATTCGTTCAACAGGGATTGGGGCCAGCCTTGGTGGACGCGTGGTGCGTCACCCCGGATCAGGCGGCGCACATGGTGTTGCGGCCGATCTTGCCCGAAGCCAGCGTCGAAATATGGGCCACGCACTCCAATCTGAGCGCGCCGCCCTTGCTGGCGCGGCGGTTTCTGGCGGCGGTGAAGAAGACGCTGGAAGCTGCGGCGTTGCCCACGCAGGCGGATGTTGCGTGA
- a CDS encoding glutathione S-transferase gives MKTYELIGSAGCGSAIVEMALVLANVPHTLTDVPYLKPGPERDRLLHLNPLGQVPTLITPDGEVMTESAAMILHLHDVAPLAGLAPAADKPERARFLNLLVRLVGAIYPTFTYGDNPPQWTPDGQAADYLRERVHARRAELWQELDRQAGAPHMLGRRFSALDLYVTVMTHWRPGPAWFESACPALTAVAREAALEPNVARVLRRNFPPPTE, from the coding sequence ATGAAAACCTATGAACTGATCGGATCTGCGGGCTGCGGCTCGGCCATTGTCGAAATGGCGCTGGTGCTGGCGAACGTGCCGCACACGCTGACAGACGTGCCCTATTTGAAACCGGGCCCCGAACGCGACCGCCTGCTGCACCTGAATCCGCTAGGTCAGGTGCCTACGCTCATCACACCGGATGGCGAGGTCATGACGGAAAGCGCGGCAATGATTCTGCATCTGCACGATGTGGCGCCGCTGGCGGGTCTTGCCCCGGCAGCCGACAAACCCGAGCGGGCGCGTTTCCTGAATCTGCTGGTGCGTCTGGTGGGGGCGATTTACCCCACCTTTACCTATGGCGACAACCCGCCGCAATGGACCCCGGACGGTCAGGCGGCTGACTATTTGCGTGAGCGGGTGCATGCGCGTCGGGCGGAGTTGTGGCAGGAGCTGGATCGCCAGGCCGGCGCGCCGCATATGCTGGGCCGGCGCTTTTCCGCGCTGGATCTGTATGTGACGGTCATGACGCATTGGCGCCCCGGGCCAGCCTGGTTTGAGTCCGCGTGCCCGGCCTTGACTGCGGTGGCGCGTGAAGCGGCGTTGGAACCCAACGTGGCGCGCGTGCTGCGGCGGAATTTTCCGCCGCCCACCGAATAA
- a CDS encoding ABC transporter substrate-binding protein: MRIKPVLAAVAATMAACAAHAQSDVVRLGVSNDRSGIYSDLGGLGSEMSVRMAVEDFGGKVAGKTVEVVGADNQNKADVASALVRRWFDTQGLVAVVDGGASSAGLAAQGVAREKGGTALISGGFAGDFSGKQCSNLSTQWAPDTYALANAVVKSVVEGGGKSWYFITTDYVFGKSLESNATRFVQDAGGKVLGSTRHPLGAMDFASFLVQAQSSKADVVGLASAGGDLVNLIKQAQEFGLTGSKQRMLTFLTFINDVQAMGLPVAQGLTFPTGFYWDADEDTRAWTQRWQKKMGVTRPPSIVQALSYVATTHYLQAAQAAGTFEGAAVNQKMRELPITTKLIKNARIRPEDGRVIMDLYLVEVKKPAESKYPGDFYRILSTVPGEKVFVSLADSECPLVKK, from the coding sequence ATGCGTATCAAACCCGTTTTGGCGGCCGTGGCCGCGACGATGGCCGCCTGCGCGGCCCATGCACAATCCGATGTGGTTCGACTGGGCGTGTCAAACGACCGTTCAGGCATTTATTCGGACCTGGGCGGACTGGGCTCTGAAATGTCGGTGCGCATGGCCGTCGAGGATTTCGGCGGCAAGGTAGCCGGCAAGACGGTGGAAGTGGTGGGCGCAGACAACCAGAACAAGGCAGATGTGGCCTCCGCTCTGGTACGCCGCTGGTTTGATACGCAGGGCCTGGTCGCGGTGGTGGACGGCGGCGCCAGTTCCGCAGGTCTCGCCGCGCAAGGCGTAGCACGGGAAAAAGGCGGCACCGCGCTCATCAGCGGCGGTTTCGCGGGCGACTTCAGCGGCAAGCAATGCAGCAACCTCAGCACGCAATGGGCGCCCGATACCTATGCGCTAGCCAACGCGGTCGTCAAAAGCGTGGTCGAAGGCGGCGGCAAATCCTGGTACTTCATCACGACCGATTACGTGTTTGGCAAATCGCTGGAAAGCAACGCGACGCGCTTTGTGCAGGATGCCGGCGGCAAAGTGCTGGGCAGCACGCGGCACCCGCTGGGCGCCATGGACTTCGCCTCATTCCTGGTGCAGGCGCAATCGTCCAAGGCCGATGTGGTGGGCCTGGCCAGCGCGGGCGGCGATCTGGTCAACTTGATCAAGCAGGCACAGGAATTCGGGCTGACGGGCAGCAAGCAACGGATGCTGACCTTCCTGACCTTCATCAACGACGTGCAGGCCATGGGCCTGCCGGTGGCGCAAGGTTTGACGTTTCCCACCGGTTTCTATTGGGACGCCGACGAAGATACCCGCGCCTGGACACAGCGCTGGCAGAAGAAGATGGGCGTGACGCGCCCGCCTTCCATCGTGCAGGCGCTCAGCTATGTCGCCACTACGCATTACCTGCAGGCTGCGCAGGCCGCCGGCACTTTTGAAGGCGCCGCCGTCAACCAGAAGATGCGCGAGTTGCCCATCACCACGAAACTGATCAAGAATGCCCGCATACGTCCCGAAGACGGACGCGTCATCATGGATCTGTATCTGGTTGAAGTGAAGAAACCCGCCGAATCCAAGTACCCTGGGGACTTCTACCGCATCTTGTCCACGGTGCCGGGCGAAAAGGTGTTCGTGTCGCTCGCCGACAGCGAATGCCCCTTGGTCAAAAAGTAG
- a CDS encoding PQQ-dependent sugar dehydrogenase translates to MQSRTAASMRALPFFVALTALAAAFSVTAAPAGAAQEPLSVAARVTPVVGGLDHPWAMAFLPDGGVLITERPGNLRLLRTPGGLSKPLTGVPKVAAQGQGGLLDVALSPDFAKDRYVYLSYAESDGSKSGTAVGRGRLSDDATGLQDFKVLFRQEPKLSSGLHFGSRLVFDGKGYLFISLGENNQRPTAQELGKLQGKVVRLKVDGSVPADNPFVGKAGARPEIWSYGHRNPQGMALNPWTGALWENEHGPRGGDEINLVQPGKNYGWPLATYGINYSGEPIPEARGETAPGTEQPLFWWAKSPAISGMAFYNADRFPAWQKSVFIGALANQNLIRLTLDGNRVVGQEWLLVDRKSRIRDVRQGPDGYVYVLTDASPGQLLRVAPAESGG, encoded by the coding sequence ATGCAGTCACGCACCGCCGCGAGCATGCGCGCGTTACCCTTTTTTGTTGCGTTGACGGCCCTTGCCGCTGCGTTCTCCGTGACCGCTGCGCCCGCGGGCGCAGCGCAAGAGCCTCTGTCCGTTGCGGCTCGGGTGACGCCTGTGGTGGGTGGCCTGGATCACCCCTGGGCTATGGCCTTCTTGCCTGACGGCGGCGTGCTGATCACGGAGCGTCCCGGCAACCTGCGTCTGTTGCGTACTCCCGGCGGACTGTCCAAACCGTTGACCGGCGTGCCCAAAGTGGCCGCGCAGGGGCAGGGCGGTTTGTTGGATGTGGCGCTGTCGCCGGACTTTGCCAAGGACCGCTACGTCTATCTGTCCTATGCCGAATCGGATGGCAGCAAGAGCGGCACGGCGGTTGGCCGTGGGCGTCTGTCTGACGATGCAACTGGCTTGCAGGATTTCAAAGTGCTGTTCAGGCAGGAACCAAAGCTGTCTTCAGGTCTGCACTTTGGGTCGCGGCTGGTGTTTGACGGCAAGGGTTATCTGTTTATCTCGCTGGGCGAAAACAATCAGCGTCCGACGGCGCAGGAACTGGGCAAGCTGCAAGGCAAGGTGGTGCGTCTGAAGGTTGACGGCTCCGTGCCTGCCGACAACCCCTTCGTAGGCAAGGCGGGCGCGCGTCCGGAAATCTGGTCGTATGGCCACCGCAATCCGCAAGGCATGGCGCTGAATCCGTGGACCGGCGCTCTTTGGGAAAACGAGCATGGCCCGCGCGGCGGCGACGAGATCAATCTGGTTCAGCCCGGCAAGAACTACGGCTGGCCGCTCGCAACGTATGGCATCAACTATTCAGGCGAGCCGATCCCCGAGGCTCGTGGCGAGACCGCGCCCGGCACCGAGCAACCGCTGTTCTGGTGGGCAAAGTCGCCCGCCATCAGCGGCATGGCGTTCTATAACGCCGACCGGTTCCCGGCTTGGCAAAAGTCGGTGTTCATTGGGGCGTTGGCCAATCAAAACCTGATCCGGCTGACCTTGGACGGCAATCGTGTAGTGGGACAGGAGTGGCTGCTGGTAGACAGAAAGAGCCGGATACGCGACGTGCGGCAAGGGCCGGACGGTTATGTGTATGTGCTGACCGATGCTTCACCCGGCCAATTGCTGCGGGTAGCGCCGGCCGAATCGGGAGGGTGA
- a CDS encoding DUF423 domain-containing protein — MTDRQLTILAALNLMVAVGAGAFGAHGLKRMLTPELLSVWQTGVMYHLIHALGLFIIALLGARFGSPLLSAAGVVMFVGIVLFSGSLYILSLTGTHWLGAVTPLGGAAFLAAWAMVALAAYRAQG; from the coding sequence ATGACGGACCGGCAGCTCACGATACTCGCGGCGTTGAATCTCATGGTGGCAGTTGGTGCTGGCGCCTTCGGCGCGCATGGGTTGAAGCGCATGCTGACGCCTGAGCTGCTGTCGGTATGGCAAACGGGCGTGATGTATCACCTGATCCATGCGCTGGGCCTGTTCATCATTGCGCTGCTGGGGGCGCGGTTCGGATCACCGTTGCTATCCGCCGCTGGCGTGGTCATGTTTGTGGGCATTGTGCTGTTCTCGGGCAGCCTGTACATCCTGTCATTGACCGGAACCCACTGGCTGGGCGCCGTCACCCCGCTCGGCGGCGCGGCCTTTCTGGCTGCCTGGGCCATGGTGGCGCTGGCGGCGTACCGCGCCCAAGGCTGA
- the parS gene encoding type II RES/Xre toxin-antitoxin system antitoxin: MTIAIADKPAGKRAAPVRRPPRRAAVRSKQLFLGLVDSPLTDIARDVRRGLPAQMVDDAADYLRVPKSEIMAITEVKAASLSRWTREGQMLPLGESDRLARVARVARVARQVLGSDEEAVLWLNTPVPALGNAKPLSLLTSDASSRIVEDTLARAAAGVYA; this comes from the coding sequence ATGACCATCGCCATCGCTGATAAACCCGCCGGCAAGCGCGCCGCGCCGGTACGGCGTCCGCCGCGCCGTGCGGCGGTACGCAGCAAGCAGCTGTTCCTGGGGCTGGTCGACAGCCCGTTGACGGATATTGCCCGCGACGTGCGCCGGGGCCTGCCTGCGCAAATGGTGGATGACGCCGCCGACTACCTGCGAGTGCCCAAATCGGAAATCATGGCCATCACCGAGGTCAAGGCGGCGTCCTTGTCGCGCTGGACGCGGGAAGGGCAGATGCTGCCGCTGGGTGAATCCGATCGTTTGGCCCGGGTTGCCCGCGTGGCGCGCGTGGCGCGGCAGGTGTTGGGCAGCGACGAAGAAGCCGTGCTGTGGCTGAACACGCCCGTGCCTGCGCTGGGCAACGCAAAACCCTTGTCCTTGTTGACGTCCGATGCCAGCAGCCGCATCGTTGAAGATACCTTGGCGCGTGCGGCGGCTGGCGTCTACGCATGA
- a CDS encoding RES family NAD+ phosphorylase, translating to MTDLVSLWRIGTTAGTYRADDLSGAGAAAVGGRYNSPGTAVVYSSSSVALAVLETVVHFAVRASEQANRYLIELAVPRAVHDARQVLTLGQLEQDYPFWEAVPFAEASQAVGDNWVASGVSALLELPSAIVPHTGVPDCNVLINPAHPDAAHIVVVRRERFIYDPRLS from the coding sequence ATGACGGACTTAGTCTCGTTGTGGCGCATCGGCACCACGGCCGGCACCTATCGTGCGGATGATCTGAGCGGCGCTGGGGCCGCGGCCGTAGGCGGCCGCTACAACAGCCCCGGCACCGCCGTTGTCTATAGCTCATCAAGCGTGGCGTTGGCGGTGCTGGAAACGGTTGTGCATTTTGCCGTGCGCGCATCAGAGCAGGCCAACCGCTATCTGATCGAGCTGGCAGTACCCCGCGCTGTGCATGACGCGCGGCAGGTGCTGACCTTGGGGCAGCTGGAGCAGGACTACCCGTTTTGGGAAGCCGTGCCCTTTGCCGAGGCGTCACAGGCCGTGGGCGACAACTGGGTCGCCTCCGGCGTTTCGGCGTTGCTGGAACTGCCCAGCGCCATCGTGCCGCATACGGGTGTGCCGGATTGCAATGTGCTGATCAATCCGGCCCATCCCGATGCCGCCCACATCGTTGTGGTGCGGCGCGAACGGTTTATCTACGATCCCCGCCTGTCTTAG
- a CDS encoding Bug family tripartite tricarboxylate transporter substrate binding protein, translating into MQRKFLRCLTALAISASFASAASAGAYPDKPITFVVPSAAGGSPDVLSRLITTQIAKDTGATMVVENRPGAAGNIGIALVKRGAPDGYTVGYGNINTLAVNRSLFKRLPYDVDQDLTPVAHMFDLYNALIVPADSPVKSVQGLIDLARQQPGRLSYGASGVGTTGHMGGELFKSMAKVDVMFIPYNGGPAAIQDLLGGRLDYLFVNTSEAGPLVKSGKVRAIGVSSLKRLSLMPDVPTLDESGLKGYETVAWGGVVAPKGTPADVVATLNKAIQKALQAPEVRTGLATLGAEPATGSPEEFKQLIDRETVKWQKIIETAGIEKLD; encoded by the coding sequence ATGCAACGCAAATTCCTTCGCTGTCTGACCGCGCTGGCCATCAGCGCTTCCTTTGCCAGCGCCGCCTCGGCCGGCGCCTACCCAGACAAGCCCATCACCTTTGTGGTGCCGTCGGCGGCGGGCGGTTCGCCCGATGTGCTGTCGCGCCTGATCACGACCCAGATTGCCAAGGACACCGGCGCCACCATGGTCGTGGAAAACCGCCCGGGCGCTGCCGGCAACATCGGCATCGCTCTGGTCAAGCGCGGCGCGCCTGACGGCTATACCGTTGGCTACGGAAACATCAACACGCTAGCCGTCAACCGTTCGCTGTTCAAGCGCCTGCCCTACGACGTGGATCAAGACCTGACCCCGGTCGCGCACATGTTCGACCTGTACAACGCGCTGATCGTGCCCGCAGATTCTCCCGTCAAAAGCGTGCAGGGCCTGATCGACCTCGCCCGCCAGCAGCCTGGCCGCCTGTCCTACGGGGCATCCGGCGTGGGCACCACCGGCCACATGGGCGGTGAGCTGTTCAAAAGCATGGCCAAGGTCGATGTCATGTTCATCCCGTACAACGGCGGTCCGGCCGCCATTCAGGACCTGCTGGGCGGACGTCTGGACTATTTGTTCGTCAACACATCAGAAGCCGGCCCGCTGGTCAAAAGCGGCAAGGTCCGCGCCATTGGCGTCAGCAGCTTGAAGCGCCTGTCGCTGATGCCCGACGTCCCGACGTTGGACGAGTCCGGTCTGAAGGGCTATGAGACCGTCGCCTGGGGCGGCGTGGTGGCTCCCAAAGGCACGCCTGCCGACGTGGTTGCGACCCTGAACAAAGCAATCCAAAAGGCGTTGCAGGCGCCCGAAGTGCGCACCGGCCTTGCGACCTTGGGCGCAGAACCCGCTACCGGTTCGCCAGAGGAATTCAAGCAGCTGATCGATCGTGAAACGGTCAAATGGCAGAAGATCATCGAAACCGCCGGCATCGAAAAACTGGACTAA